ggatgatccctctctcttcatggttggaaatacatctccctccctcaaatcctttttgatccaagggtaacaaccatggtggctgtgccctctccttccccaacccgacatcaccactggccgaaccatcgccggccgccactgttgcagtcgccggcgaCGGTGGTCgaccaagagagggagagaagaagaagtttcttctccttcttcttcttcttcccccaaaaCTGACACAGggtcccctcccccttcctccattcatccaCAGAAAAaccaccgtgatggtggcttGGCTCCCCCCCCACCCGACAGCAGCCACGGTGGCCCACGACCGCCACCGtcgtcgccgccggtggccatccgacgaggggaagaggaggagaggatgggatcccGAGGAAGAGGACCTCGGATCCACCCTCCCTCATCACATACACATCCTAGAAAACCCTCTCCGACCTTCATACGAACCCGACCAGCCCCACCGCCATGCATCTCGGCcatcccggcggccggcggcggccaaaaacttgaaagaagaggccgaaacaggggtaccctgtttcgggctcttctccgacgattcacCGGCCAAAAACCCCTCCCACACGACCCAAAAACCAAGCAATGAAACGCAAGGAAGAAGCCacgcttacctcggtccgatggAGGTGCTCCGGCGGCCTTTCCGGCGACAAAATCGGAGAGGAAGACCTTCGGATCCCTAAGCTTCTTCGCCCGATTTGTGAGGAGTCTTCACGAAGGGAAGAGGTCGCTTtgcggccggccggatctcctctCCGGTGCTCGTCTCCTCCGGCGATCGACCTCACGCCGGACGCCACcgcctcccttttttttttgtttcttctcccacgatcgtgccctaggcacgatcgtatatggtggatgggcccggtcttttcgggccggcccgtccacccctctctctctctcttttttttttttaggggtatTACAACACTTGGCAAGATGTTCTTTCATCAACTGATCTTTGTGCAAGCACTTTGCCTATATGTTCTCCTTTTAGTAATAACTGTTCTTCTACCAACAACATTGGAGGCCGTGTTTCTCCAATTATCTCAAATATGAATGGTGATATTTGTTGTCAACCTTCCATCCATGTTACAGTGGCACCCATGCACGATTCAGTGATAGGAAATGATGTACATGGCAAAGTCGGTTCCCTTGGTGGGAGCATGATGCCTATTCCAATAGGTGCTAAAAAAGACCCAAAGTTCTCAGACTTTGGAAGCTCAGACAAACAGAACCATAGCTTTAATCCTATTTATGATCGGATATTGAGCAATGGCATTGGTAACAAAAGGATGGATACAGATGTGATTGGACAAAAGGTGCTTGATTCTTCAGGCCTTGCACAAGATTGCAGTATCGATAAGTCAAGAGCTAATGGTCAGCTGACTTACAAGGATGAAGATGCATTGGAGATCACAAAGTCGCAGTGTGATTTTAATTCTACTGATTGCAGCCATGATGGATTTGCGAATGCCATGATTAAGCCGGTATGAATGTATGGtcaatttttttcccctttacATAGAAAAAAACCTATTAGTCCATATCTTATCTCTGAGTTAAAACTTCTGAACATGGTTGAATATAGGAAGAGTAGATAACTGG
This portion of the Phoenix dactylifera cultivar Barhee BC4 unplaced genomic scaffold, palm_55x_up_171113_PBpolish2nd_filt_p 000490F, whole genome shotgun sequence genome encodes:
- the LOC120106210 gene encoding uncharacterized protein LOC120106210, which codes for MNGDICCQPSIHVTVAPMHDSVIGNDVHGKVGSLGGSMMPIPIGAKKDPKFSDFGSSDKQNHSFNPIYDRILSNGIGNKRMDTDVIGQKVLDSSGLAQDCSIDKSRANGQLTYKDEDALEITKSQCDFNSTDCSHDGFANAMIKPVDGEPNASSSKSSMQHYI